Proteins encoded by one window of Rubrobacter indicoceani:
- a CDS encoding DUF2905 domain-containing protein, which translates to MDLSTIGRVMIFGALGLLVLGGLFVLLGRFGLTRLPGDLSFQRGGLTVYFPIGLMILLSVVGTIILNLFFRR; encoded by the coding sequence ATGGATCTCTCGACCATAGGCAGGGTGATGATCTTCGGCGCGCTCGGGCTGCTCGTGCTCGGCGGGCTATTCGTGCTGCTCGGACGCTTCGGCCTGACGCGGCTGCCGGGCGATCTGTCGTTTCAGCGCGGCGGGCTTACGGTCTACTTCCCGATAGGGCTTATGATCCTTCTCTCGGTGGTCGGGACGATCATCCTCAACCTTTTCTTTCGCCGCTAG